A window of the Fusarium poae strain DAOMC 252244 chromosome 3, whole genome shotgun sequence genome harbors these coding sequences:
- a CDS encoding hypothetical protein (SECRETED:SignalP(1-13)~TransMembrane:1 (n3-13c23/24o731-750i)~CAZy:GH20), with product MTILLAAPVLTLAQDLIPPLLETADTFTQDIWLIDQSDKIIYIDNDFSSVSDKDGLTLIPPTALDFATTFRNDLDQITGLNWTLKQANNTPSNASGIFLGAYTGETFDLTYENGKSTSEGYEISINSARITIGGNGARGMWWGTRTLLQLLSLSGKGTLTTTYARDAPAYATRGYMLDAGRKWYSKGFLKELCSYASFFKMNEFHYHLSDNYPLNRGKNETWKDVYSHFSLLPEDKGLRGILHGRENETLSRDDFDDLQKHCASRGVTVIPEIEAPGHSLYLTKWKPELALPKKDLLNLTHSDTLPTVQKIWKEFLPWFKTKEVHIGADEYDAELADDYITFVNKMSRFINATSDKRSRIWGTYEPSKKNQTIDKDVVIQHWQYGQSDPIQLVKDGYDVINSEDWWAYTSLKNDHMPILPARYPQFFNENRVFNFADRDGWQWTPADFNPFNTSMQLDGDESRLCGATLAAWNDNGPDASTQLEAYYSMRRGIALVGARAWSGSRGPKLLEETTDTRIDLYSSQAPGHNLDRTLSISGNNDTLLSWSRSSSDSDRIALGHGSKGMNYTLTLSVNGPFTLSGPDNSLSLDKSGNLVFEADGWEYPLRHVSKDDALKLDTGHPGRIWINSSSSTHETVKIPVPTEITLVTDVLHGTVVLNGSNVLGRFEVFVYGGRNTQFSWSQMAFVAPLDGIKGGVNRLTLNGSATFSTPEADDKTRDVPGENSAAPTPCLPGFITALMVMAIIIISQQVDM from the coding sequence ATGACAATTCTGCTGGCTGCACCTGTTTTGACGCTGGCCCAGGACCTTATCCCTCCACTTCTTGAGACAGCCGATACTTTTACGCAGGATATCTGGTTAATTGACCAGAGCGACAAGATAATCTACATCGACAATGACTTTTCTTCTGTATCCGACAAGGATGGTCTGACTCTGATTCCACCCACGGCGCTTGATTTTGCGACCACCTTTCGAAATGACCTCGATCAGATCACGGGCCTTAACTGGACGCTGAAGCAGGCGAACAACACTCCCAGTAATGCCAGTGGTATTTTCCTTGGCGCCTATACCGGAGAAACTTTTGATCTCACCTACGAGAACGGAAAGTCGACTTCTGAGGGCTACGAAATATCAATCAACTCGGCACGTATCACGATCGGCGGGAATGGAGCTCGCGGCATGTGGTGGGGGACCAGAACTCTTCTCcagcttctttctctctctggAAAAGGCACTCTGACGACCACGTATGCAAGAGATGCACCAGCTTACGCGACAAGAGGGTACATGCTCGACGCCGGACGAAAGTGGTACTCCAAGGGCTTTCTCAAGGAGCTTTGCAGCTACGCCTCTTTCTTCAAGATGAACGAGTTCCATTATCACCTCAGCGACAATTACCCACTAAATCGTGGAAAGAATGAGACTTGGAAAGATGTTTACTCGCATTTTTCGCTACTACCGGAAGACAAGGGGCTGCGGGGCATTCTTCACGGCCGCGAGAACGAGACCTTGTCCAGGGACGACTTTGACGATTTACAGAAACACTGCGCTTCTCGTGGTGTCACTGTCATCCCAGAAATCGAGGCACCAGGCCATTCACTCTATCTCACCAAGTGGAAGCCAGAGCTCGCCCTTCCCAAGAAGGATCTACTGAACTTGACCCATTCTGACACCTTACCAACAGTGCAAAAGATCTGGAAAGAATTCCTCCCATGGTTCAAAACGAAGGAGGTTCACATCGGTGCAGATGAGTACGATGCCGAACTTGCAGACGACTACATTACCTTTGTCAACAAGATGAGCCGCTTCATCAACGCCACGTCTGATAAGCGAAGCCGCATCTGGGGCACATACGAGCCGTCCAAGAAAAACCAGACCATTGATAAAGATGTGGTTATTCAGCACTGGCAGTATGGTCAATCAGACCCTATACAGCTCGTGAAGGATGGTTACGACGTGATCAACTCAGAGGACTGGTGGGCATATACGAGCTTAAAGAACGACCATATGCCGATTCTACCAGCTAGATACCCACAGTTCTTCAACGAGAACCGCGTCTTCAATTTTGCAGATAGGGATGGCTGGCAGTGGACACCCGCTGACTTCAATCCTTTCAACACCAGTATGCAACTTGACGGTGACGAGTCTCGACTTTGCGGTGCTACATTGGCGGCATGGAACGATAACGGTCCTGATGCTTCGACACAGTTGGAAGCGTATTATTCTATGCGTCGCGGAATCGCTTTGGTCGGAGCTCGTGCCTGGAGTGGAAGCCGTGGACCCAAGCTACTCGAAGAGACGACGGATACGAGAATCGATCTTTATTCTTCTCAAGCTCCTGGTCACAATCTCGACCGTACGTTGTCAATTTCCGGTAACAATGATACTTTACTATCATGGTCTCGGTCGAGCAGCGATAGTGACAGAATAGCTCTGGGCCATGGAAGCAAAGGCATGAATTACACATTAACCCTATCCGTCAACGGACCTTTCACTCTATCAGGTCCCGACAACTCTTTGTCTCTTGACAAAAGCGGCAACCTTGTATTCGAGGCCGATGGATGGGAATACCCTCTTCGCCACGTTAGTAAAGACGACGCTCTGAAACTGGACACAGGCCATCCCGGTCGGATCTGGATCAACTCCTCCTCGTCCACACACGAGACTGTCAAGATACCAGTGCCTACTGAGATTACTCTAGTGACAGATGTCCTCCATGGTACAGTTGTATTGAATGGTTCAAATGTGTTAGGAAGATTCGAGGTCTTTGTTTACGGAGGGCGAAACACACAATTCAGCTGGAGTCAGATGGCGTTTGTTGCGCCATTGGACGGGATCAAAGGAGGAGTTAATCGCTTGACTTTGAATGGATCAGCCACATTCTCCACGCCCGAAGCAGATGATAAGACTCGCGACGTTCCGGGAGAAAACAGCGCTGCTCCCACGCCATGTTTGCCAGGTTTCATTACGgccttgatggtgatggcgatTATTATCATAAGTCAACAAGTCGATATGTAA
- a CDS encoding hypothetical protein (TransMembrane:1 (o29-46i)~CAZy:GT8) translates to MSRFTVWTKDLLPEQTSPFLPSNLAPRRYRWTGALAFTVIVFYLLLSHDFITTESLKPLDSDTSIAVDWSQFAYTQYVTNSEYLCNSVMFFEALDRLSSQADRVMMYPSKMFKSENDTSIDIELLIKARDEYNVKLVPITVQHKDNADATWADSFTKLLAFNQTQYSRVLSIDSDSLILQNMDELFLLPPAPVAMPRAYWMLPDEDMLSSQVILIQPSKTEFSRIKAKIKSASKNDYDMEIVNDLYGHSALVLPHRPYDMITGEYREETHAKYLGSDAEPWDPVAAYNEAKLIHFSDWPIPKPWIPTPEDLRLEIQPPCKSINGTEDCTTRMIWNSFYTDFKLKRKEVCGKNW, encoded by the exons ATGTCGCGCTTTACAGTTTGGACGAAAGATCTCCTACCAGAGCAAACATCTCCATTCTTGCCCAGCAACCTTGCACCGAGGCGATACCGCTGGACAGGAGCCTTGGCTTTCACCGTTATCGTCTTCTACCTTCTTCTCAGTCATGACTTTATTACTACAGAGTCGTTAAAGCCTTTAGACTCTGATACCTCGATTGCAGTTGATTGGTCTCAGTTTGCATACACCCAGTATGTCACGAATAGCGAGTACCTTTGTAACTCGGTTATGTTCTTCGAGGCGTTGGATCGTCTCTCTAGTCAAGCCGATCGTGTCATGATGTACCCGTCAAAGATGTTCAAGTCTGAAAACGACACATCTATCGATATCGAATTACTGATCAAAGCCCGTGATGAGTACAATGTCAAGCTTGTTCCCATCACAGTCCAACACAAGGATAACGCAGATG CTACATGGGCTGATTCATTCACCAAGCTTCTGGCCTTCAATCAGACTCAATACAGTCGCGTCCTATCTATAGACTCAGACTCGCTGATTCTTCAAAATATGGACGAATTGTTTCTTTTGCCGCCAGCTCCAGTAGCAATGCCTAGAGCTTACTGGATGCTTCCAGACGAAGACATGCTCTCATCACAGGTTATTCTCATCCAACCTTCCAAAACTGAGTTTTCTCggatcaaggccaagataaAATCGGCTTCCAAGAACGATTACGATATGGAGATCGTCAATGACCTCTACGGCCATAGTGCACTTGTGCTTCCACATCGCCCTTATGATATGATTACTGGTGAATACCGGGAGGAAACCCATGCGAAATATCTTGGTTCTGATGCCGAGCCTTGGGACCCTGTCGCTGCTTACAACGAGGCCAAGCTCATTCACTTCTCTGACTGGCCAATCCCAAAGCCATGGATaccgacacccgaagatctTCGTCTTGAGATACAGCCTCCATGCAAATCAATAAATGGTACAGAAGACTGCACAACAAGGATGATATGGAATTCTTTCTACACAGACTTTAAGTTGAAGCGTAAG GAGGTCTGTGGGAAGAACTGGTAA
- a CDS encoding hypothetical protein (SECRETED:SignalP(1-20)~MEROPS:MER0000948~TransMembrane:1 (n2-13c20/21o481-501i)), protein MLASFTAFTLILARIATISAERTPREVPWSDKTFGPDGPWRAIHAKIGEHKQDVDLFPGSDWETWLIEETYCGKGACSASRAGTYDTSVATTGGIQWKAALENYMRGVNLEGEGGTAYQDDIELDGITVKNASLAVLGTSTPQKIKYPGGKTAEFTAGCLSLGGRRETNQSFFVGDNFPTINASLPSGWLWDNGYTESYSFGMHIGSAQPATRVPGSLWFGGYDQNRVVGEILSMNGGPRDGITLRDISIDVVGSKSPFEFRSKGGLLAEGNSSIGTSFKVLVDGCSPYLTLPESTCNSIASHLPVKYSKDLGLYLWDTESDQYLEIISSATTLTFEFISTSNTNPVKIRVPFMHLNLTLEAPLVDDPIPYFPCHVNGGDRWVLGRAFLQDAFIGANMRRGVDTWWLAQAPGPNIQATANPVTIGEMDNTVRKGGNDWNQSWTGYWNNEEAPPSTPSSAADDVDEPKEDEKEVGMSIAAKAGIGAGIAATVIALGAGVFLYRRRRRGQTTPATEAPAYEQNVMQQHYIDTKPQELAQRSPQELHGNEVFMPRPHQRFELP, encoded by the coding sequence ATGCTGGCCTCCTTTACCGCTTTTACACTGATACTGGCGCGGATCGCCACCATCTCGGCCGAGCGTACTCCCAGAGAAGTCCCATGGTCAGACAAGACATTTGGACCCGACGGACCATGGCGAGCTATACATGCAAAAATCGGCGAACACAAGCAGGATGTCGATTTATTTCCTGGAAGTGACTGGGAGACGTGGTTGATCGAAGAAACATACTGTGGAAAGGGGGCTTGCTCTGCTTCGAGAGCTGGCACCTACGACACGTCCGTCGCCACTACAGGAGGAATCCAGTGGAAGGCAGCTCTCGAGAATTATATGCGCGGGGTGAATTTGGAAGGCGAAGGTGGCACGGCGTATCAAGATGATATCGAGTTGGACGGAATAACGGTGAAAAATGCAAGTCTTGCTGTTCTTGGAACGTCGACACCACAGAAGATCAAGTACCCCGGTGGTAAGACAGCAGAGTTCACTGCTGGCTGTCTAAGCCTAGGAGGGAGGAGAGAAACGAACCAGAGCTTCTTCGTTGGCGATAATTTCCCAACCATTAATGCAAGTCTTCCATCAGGTTGGCTATGGGACAACGGATATACCGAGTCGTATTCGTTCGGTATGCATATCGGATCAGCACAACCTGCTACCAGGGTACCGGGCTCACTGTGGTTCGGGGGCTATGACCAGAACCGTGTCGTGGGAGAGATCCTGAGCATGAATGGCGGTCCAAGAGATGGGATCACACTACGGGATATCAGCATCGATGTGGTGGGAAGCAAGTCTCCATTTGAGTTCCGGTCCAAAGGCGGTCTACTTGCTGAGGGAAACTCCTCTATTGGTACCTCCTTCAAGGTATTAGTTGACGGCTGTTCACCGTACTTGACCCTCCCCGAGTCAACCTGCAACAGTATCGCCTCTCATCTTCCTGTCAAGTACAGCAAGGACCTTGGTTTGTACCTTTGGGACACCGAATCGGATCAGTACCTGGAGATCATCTCATCAGCCACGACACTTACCTTTGAGTTCATCTCGACATCCAATACCAACCCCGTCAAAATCCGTGTTCCGTTTATGCACCTCAACCTAACCCTCGAAGCACCTCTGGTAGATGATCCAATACCATACTTCCCTTGTCACGTTAATGGTGGTGACCGATGGGTTTTGGGACGAGCGTTCCTCCAAGATGCTTTCATCGGGGCTAATATGCGCCGCGGTGTAGACACATGGTGGTTAGCTCAGGCTCCAGGTCCCAACATCCAGGCAACTGCGAACCCTGTTACGATTGGTGAGATGGACAATACAGTTAGGAAAGGTGGGAATGACTGGAACCAGTCCTGGACAGGATATTGGAACAATGAAGAAGCGCCTCCGAGTACTCCCAGTTCCGCGgccgatgatgttgatgaaccAAAGGAGGACGAGAAAGAAGTTGGTATGTCGATAGCTGCGAAAGCTGGTATCGGTGCTGGAATTGCTGCTACTGTGATAGCTCTTGGAGCGGGCGTCTTCCTGTATCGGCGTCGACGTCGAGGTCAGACTACCCCAGCCACTGAGGCCCCGGCCTATGAACAGAACGTCATGCAACAGCATTACATCGATACAAAGCCTCAAGAGCTAGCCCAACGGTCACCCCAAGAACTACATGGAAACGAGGTGTTTATGCCAAGGCCCCATCAGCGCTTTGAGCTTCCTTGA
- a CDS encoding hypothetical protein (TransMembrane:6 (o15-35i47-69o100-120i132-159o179-200i212-234o)) translates to MPQIEDKPEFLYESWGLYALGLIILLARFFVRLRAVGWRGLQGDDAFSFLVMLFYTTDAVTVHLIYYLGTNIEAGVAALDHKLSESDIRQYELGSMFQLVAWYSYTALIWSLKGTMLCFFARMTIGTWHKSFVQIVSLLCGITYAAVVLTISIGCLPYKANWQVVPDPPARCSFKIQNFLVTTVLNVLTDGLILCIPLPLLWKLQIPFHKKFVIGLLLSSGVFVMAAALVRVVLTLSANPSALNINAWGIRETIVGIATVNIPILRSLFSPSFWRGKVPSEICPSYQGSSGSVRNRLAKQNISTPYGMKRVFDGSGGWKHSHAKSDESLNPKLADIIVERSYHVQHEHYDGWRGHQHARSNTSIYAQSPV, encoded by the exons ATGCCACAAATTGAAGACAAGCCCGAG TTTCTTTATGAATCGTGGGGTCTCTATGCTTTAGGCCTCATCATTCTACTCGCTCGTTTCTTTGTGCGATTGAGAGCTGTTGGATGGCGGGGCCTCCAAGGCGATGAtgccttttctttccttGTTATGCTCTTTTATACGACGGACGCAGTCACAGTGCACTTAATAT ACTACCTTGGCACCAACATAGAAGCCGGAGTCGCAGCGCTGGACCATA AACTCAGCGAATCTGACATTCGTCAATATGAGCTAGGCTCAATGTTCCAACTTGTCGCTTGGTATTCCTACACAGCACTCATCTGGAGTCTAAAGGGTACTATGCTCTGCTTTTTTGCCCGCATGACAATTGGAACATGGCACAAATCATTTGTCCAGATAGTATCACTCCTGTGCGGTATAACCTatgctgctgttgttctcACC ATCTCAATCGGATGCCTTCCTTACAAAGCAAACTGGCA AGTTGTGCCTGATCCTCCAG CAAGATGCAGTTTCAAAATTCAAAACTTCTTGGTTACTACTGTACTCAATGTCCT AACTGACGGCCTGATTCTTTGCATCCCACTACCCCTTCTTTGGAAACTCCAAATTCCTTTCCACAA AAAATTCGTCATCGGCCTACTTCTTTCATCAGGAGTATTCGTCATGGCAGCCGCCCTGGTCCGCGTCGTCCTCACCCTCTCAGCCAACCCCTCAGCACTCAACATCAACGCCTGGGGCATCCGCGAAACCATCGTCGGCATAGCGACAGTCAACATTCCAATCCTCCGATCACTATTCTCACCATCGTTCTGGAGAGGAAAAGTACCTAGTGAAATCTGCCCGTCGTATCAGGGATCGTCAGGAAGCGTGCGCAACAGACTCGCCAAGCAAAACATTTCGACACCATATGGGATGAAGAGAGTTTTTGATGGCAGTGGTGGATGGAAACATAGCCATGCAAAGAGCGATGAGTCTTTGAATCCAAAGTTGGCTGATATTATCGTCGAAAGGTCGTATCATGTTCAACACGAGCATTACGATGGATGGCGGGGACATCAGCATGCGAGATCTAACACGTCGATTTATGCACAGTCACCAGTATGA
- a CDS encoding hypothetical protein (SECRETED:SignalP(1-18)~BUSCO:52363at5125) — protein sequence MKFITLSTILGLAGASAAALTAVPIIEKIAPKSKSCPSSNTDCRTAEQAAPFLINAFKDHDIYDPKMMAAVLALMAFESGDFQYKRNQVPGRPGQGTANMQMANFNLLYAKSIPELAPKFEGVDSVEGMSDDDLNKLLDAVTVDKYNFASGAWFLATQCKQDVKDAFKKDADEGFKIYIEECVGTEVEPRLEVFGVAKEAFGL from the coding sequence ATGAAATTTATTACTCTATCCACCATTCTCGGCCTCGCTGGTGCCTCGGCAGCTGCCCTTACAGCAGTCCCCATCATTGAGAAAATCGCCCCCAAGTCAAAGAGCTGCCCATCATCAAACACTGACTGCCGCACCGCTGAACAAGCCGCGCCTTTCCTCATCAATGCCTTCAAGGACCACGACATCTACGACCCCAAGATGATGGCCGCTGTGCTCGCCCTCATGGCTTTTGAGTCGGGCGACTTCCAGTACAAGCGTAACCAAGTCCCCGGTAGGCCCGGCCAGGGCACTGCCAACATGCAAATGGCCAACTTCAACCTTCTCTACGCAAAGTCCATTCCCGAGCTCGCACCCAAGTTTGAGGGAGTTGACTCGGTTGAGGGCATGTCGGATGATGACCTGAACAAGCTGTTGGACGCTGTTACCGTTGACAAGTACAACTTTGCCTCTGGTGCTTGGTTCCTCGCTACCCAGTGTAAGCAGGATGTGAAGGATGCTTTCAAGAAGGATGCCGATGAGGGATTCAAGATTTACATCGAGGAGTGTGTCGGTACCGAAGTCGAGCCCAGATTAGAAGTCTTTGGTGTTGCCAAGGAGGCATTCGGGCTCTAA
- a CDS encoding hypothetical protein (TransMembrane:1 (o817-835i)~BUSCO:2624at5125), with amino-acid sequence MASNQEKNGAVATNGYGNEKSSSSASSNQKNEVPAPPHNKSEGLVKSIKKLRLASKRPLPTEMGDGSYRQVATRPGLKQDIRRLRGKDLKTLLEIISSKLKGEMQQDDKTMIMERTIQLVANLSDHSKVQEALTNSFIAQLWNSIDHPPMLYMGNKYRFRQPDGSWNNPYLPQLGAARTPYSRTVRPKGMSLGAQPDPEAIFESVFARGIFRKNPNNVSSILWYWATIIIHDLFWTNSKDPDQNDSSSYLDLAPLYGSTEKDRDSIRTFKDGQLKPDCFADKRLIGNPPGVPILLIMFNRFHNHVATNLADINEGGRFSKPGAHLDAEAAAAAWKKRDEELFETARLVTSGLYINITLIDYVRNIINLNRVDTTWTLDPRQEMGVSVGTKDLSESGTGNVVSAEFNLCYRWHSCLSEMDEKWVEDFYTELLGENYGPMNLQTMMRALKAFEATVADEPSERTFGGFKRGPDGKFNDDELVEALATAIEQPGGAFGGRNVPRIMKPIEMLGIMRGRKWNLAGLNEFRKHFGLKAYDTFEDINSDPEVADALRNLYQHPDYVELYPGIVAEEAKTPMVPGVGIAPTYTISRVVLSDAVALVRGDRYYTIDYHPRNLTNWGFKEVDYDLKINHGCVFYKLFLRAFPQHFKGNSVYAHYPMVIPTENKKILTDLKRADRFDFGRPAPTATRINIVGYKAAKYILEDQTKYRVCWEEGLKHLMGEGGGRFMLSGDTALHAQQRKCMGRLLYNDTWRNAVKSFYSTTAEMLLKEKSYKLAGKTQVDVVRDVGNVAHTHFVARMFNLPLKTKQNPKGVFSEQELYMILAVIFVCIFFDIDPAKSFPLRQGAREVAQQLGKIVEMNVKLATSVGIKGLFTSKPNKKDDPLAAYGENMAKGLKKAGLSIDDIVWSQILPTAGAMVPNQAQVFAQTLDWYLSPAGEKYRPELHRIAALETGDETDALLLGYAMEGIRMAGTFGLYREATTADVIQEDDGREVPVKAGDRVFVSFVTAAKDPNIFPNPEVVDPRRPLDSYIHYGVGPHACLGRDISQVALTELFRALFRKKGLRRVAGAQGELKKVPRPGGFFVYMTEDWGSIWPFPTSMKVTWDE; translated from the exons ATGGCGTCGAACCAAGAAAAGAACGGCGCTGTCGCCACGAATGGGTATGGTAATGAGAAgtcctcttcttcggctTCCTCAAACCAGAAGAATGAGGTTCCTGCCCCTCCTCATAACAAGAGTGAGGGTTTGGTCAAGAGCATCAAGAAGCTCCGCTTAGCTTCAAAGAGACCTCTTCCTACAGAGATGGGTGATGGATCGTACCGACAGGTTGCGACTCGTCCGGGATTGAAGCAAGATATTCGTCGTCTTCGCGGAAAGG ATCTCAAGACATTGCTCGAGATCATCTCAAGTAAGCTCAAGGGAGAGATGCAGCAGGATGACAAGACCATGATCATGGAGCGAACGATCCAGCTCGTTGCGAACTTGAGCGATCATTCCAAGGTCCAGGAAGCGTTGACAAACAGCTTCATCGCCCAGCTTTGGAACTCGATTGATCACCCGCCTATGCTGTACATGGGAAACAAGTATCGTTTCCGCCAGCCTGATGGATCGTGGAAC AACCCTTATCTCCCTCAGCTCGGTGCTGCCAGAACGCCATACTCAAGAACAGTGCGTCCCAAGGGTATGAGCTTGGGTGCTCAGCCTGATCCAGAGGCTATCTTTGAGTCTGTTTTTGCCAGAGGTATCTTCCGCAAGAACCCGAACAATGTATCGAGTATCCTCTGGTACTGGgccaccatcatcattcaTG ACCTCTTCTGGACAAACAGTAAAGATCCAGACCAGAATGACTCATCCTCTTACCTCGATCTCGCCCCTCTCTACGGCTCGACAGAGAAAGACCGCGATTCGATCCGAACATTCAAGGATGGTCAGCTCAAGCCCGATTGCTTCGCTGACAAGCGTCTCATCGGCAACCCTCCTGGTGTTCCCATCCTCCTCATTATGTTCAACCGTTTCCACAACCACGTCGCGACTAACCTCGCCGACATCAATGAAGGTGGTCGCTTCAGCAAGCCTGGCGCTCATCTCGACGCcgaagctgctgctgcggcGTGGAAGAAGCGCGATGAAGAGCTGTTTGAGACCGCGAGGTTGGTCACGAGTGGATTGTATATCAACATCACTCTTATTGACTATGTTCGTAACATCATCAACTTGAACCGTGTTGATACCACTTGGACTCTTGACCCGCGACAGGAGATGGGTGTCTCTGTCGGTACCAAGGATCTCTCCGAGAGTGGTACTGGAAACGTTGTCTCGGCCGAGTTCAACCTCTGTTACCGCTGGCACTCTTGTCTCTCGGAGATGGACGAGAAATGGGTTGAGGATTTCTACACCGAACTTCTCGGCGAGAACTACGGTCCCATGAACCTACAAACCATGATGAGGGCTCTCAAGGCGTTCGAGGCCACTGTCGCCGATGAGCCTTCTGAGCGTACCTTTGGCGGCTTCAAGAGAGGCCCCGACGGCAAGTTCAACGATGATGAGCTTGTCGAAGCTCTCGCCACAGCGATTGAGCAGCCCGGTGGTGCATTTGGTGGCCGTAACGTCCCTCGTATCATGAAGCCCATCGAGATGCTGGGTATCATGCGTGGTCGTAAGTGGAACTTGGCCGGTCTGAACGAGTTCCGAAAGCACTTCGGTCTCAAGGCATATGACACTTTTGAGGATATCAACTCTGATCCAGAAGTCGCCGATGCTCTGCGAAACCTGTACCAGCACCCCGACTACGTCGAACTGTACCCTGGTATCGTTGCTGAGGAGGCAAAGACACCTATGGTTCCAGGTGTCGGTATTGCTCCCACGTATACAATCTCCCGAGTGGTTCTCTCAGATGCTGTGGCTCTTGTTCGTGGTGACAGATACTACACAATAGACTACCATCCCCGCAACCTGACCAACTGGGGTTTCAAGGAGGTTGACTACGACCTGAAGATCAATCATGGTTGCGTCTTTTACAAGCTCTTCTTGCGCGCATTCCCTCAGCACTTCAAGGGTAACTCTGTCTACGCCCATTACCCCATGGTCATCCCTACAGAGAACAAGAAGATTCTCACTGACTTGAAGCGCGCGGATCGTTTCGACTTTGGTCGCCCCGCGCCCACAGCAACACGCATCAACATCGTGGGCTACAAGGCAGCCAAGTACATCCTCGAAGACCAGACCAAGTACCGCGTCTGTTGGGAGGAGGGTCTCAAGCACCTCATGGGTGAGGGCGGTGGCCGCTTTATGCTGTCTGGCGATACAGCGTTGCACGCGCAACAGCGCAAGTGCATGGGCCGTCTGCTGTACAATGACACCTGGCGTAACGCGGTTAAGTCGTTCTACTCGACAACGGCCGAGATGCTTCTGAAGGAAAAGTCATACAAGCTTGCGGGTAAGACACAGGTTGATGTCGTACGCGACGTGGGCAACGTTGCACACACACACTTTGTCGCGAGAATGTTCAACCTTCCCCTCAAGACAAAGCAGAACCCCAAGGGTGTCTTTTCGGAACAGGAGTTGTACATGATCCTTGCCGTCATCTTTGTGTGCATTTTCTTCGATATTGATCCTGCCAAGTCTTTCCCTCTGAGGCAGGGTGCTCGAGAGGTCGCGCAGCAGTTGGGTAAGATTGTGGAGATGAACGTCAAGCTTGCTACTAGTGTTGGTATCAAGGGACTGTTCACCAGCAAGCCCAACAAGAAAGATGATCCTCTCGCTGCGTATGGTGAGAACATGGCCAAGGGTCTCAAGAAGGCTGGTCTGAGCATTGATGACATCGTGTGGAGCCAGATCTTGCCCACCGCTGGGGCTATGGTGCCGAATCAGGCTCAGGTG TTTGCTCAAACCCTGGATTGGTATCTTTCTCCTGCTGGTGAGAAGTATCGCCCTGAGCTTCATCGTATTGCTGCTTTGGAGACAGGAGACGAGACTGATGCTCTTCTACTCGGTTACGCGATGGAAGGTATTCGCATGGCTGGTACATTCGGACTCTACCGTGAAGCCACAACCGCCGATGTCATccaagaagatgatggtcgTGAGGTTCCTGTCAAGGCTGGTGACAGAGTCTTTGTTTCCTTTGTCACAGCTGCCAAAGACCCCAACATCTTCCCTAACCCCGAGGTAGTCGATCCTCGCCGTCCTTTGGACTCGTATATCCACTATGGCGTAGGCCCACACGCTTGTCTTGGAAGGGACATTAGCCAGGTTGCGCTGACGGAGCTGTTCAGGGCGCTGTTCAGGAAGAAGGGCCTTAGGAGGGTGGCGGGTGCGCAGGGAGAGCTCAAGAAGGTGCCTCGACCTGGTGGTTTCTTTGTGTACATGACGGAGGACTGGGGTAGCATTTGGCCGTTCCCCACAAGTATGAAGGTGACTTGGGATGAATAG